The stretch of DNA ATTCTCGGCGTGGTCGCGCCAGACATAGCCAAGACTCTCGGATTAGGCGATGGGGTACAGGTGGTGTGTGGTGGGGTGGACAATTCGTGCATGGCGTTGGGAGCTAAGAATACCCGCGCCGGGCGTGTATATACCTCACTGGGTTCCTCTTCCTGGATCGCAGTTTCATCCGAACAGCCGGTGCTGGACAAACAGTTCAAACCCTACGTCTTCACCCACGTGATACCGAACACTTTCACTTCGGCAGTCAGCATCTTCTCCGCGGGCTCATCTTTCGCTTGGGTAAGAGACAACCTATGCCGCGAGCTGATGGAAGAAGCCGACAGAGTAGGAACGGATGCATTTGTGCTGATGAACCGCGAGGCTGAAAAGGCGCCAGTAGGCTCGAACAAGCTGCTCTTCAACCCAAGCCTGGCGGGCGGTACTTCGCAAGACTCCAGCGTTCATATCCGCGGGGCCTATATCGGACTCGATCTGAAACACGGAAAAGGCGAGTTGATCCGTTCTGCCATGGAAGGGATCGCTATGAATCTACGCCTTCGCCTTGACCTGCTGCGGAAATACACCCGGCTGGACGAGGAGATTCTGTTTGTGGGCGGCGGAGCGAAGAGCCGGTTCAATCTGGGGATCTTCGCGGATGTGTTCAATACTCGCATCATCAAGACCAATATCGATCAGGATGCCGGCGCTCTGGGTGCGGCGGCCATTGCGGCAGTCGGATGTGGAGTATGGTCAGACTTCGATCGAATCGATGCGGTCCAT from Anaerolineales bacterium encodes:
- a CDS encoding FGGY-family carbohydrate kinase, encoding ILGVVAPDIAKTLGLGDGVQVVCGGVDNSCMALGAKNTRAGRVYTSLGSSSWIAVSSEQPVLDKQFKPYVFTHVIPNTFTSAVSIFSAGSSFAWVRDNLCRELMEEADRVGTDAFVLMNREAEKAPVGSNKLLFNPSLAGGTSQDSSVHIRGAYIGLDLKHGKGELIRSAMEGIAMNLRLRLDLLRKYTRLDEEILFVGGGAKSRFNLGIFADVFNTRIIKTNIDQDAGALGAAAIAAVGCGVWSDFDRIDAVHTIEEVVEPDAENNRKYEKLLPVFALAAEYQSRLSEALHAIEL